The Pelotomaculum schinkii genome includes a window with the following:
- a CDS encoding demethoxyubiquinone hydroxylase family protein produces MVMLGDPFVANVPRQLSAEELLQALRVDMAGELEAIIGYEAHAMATSDERVKEVLYHIADEERQHVGELQQQRCAHPVR; encoded by the coding sequence ATGGTAATGTTAGGAGACCCTTTTGTCGCCAATGTTCCAAGGCAATTATCCGCTGAAGAGTTGTTGCAGGCCTTGCGTGTCGACATGGCAGGTGAACTGGAGGCAATCATCGGTTACGAAGCGCATGCAATGGCCACGTCCGACGAGAGAGTGAAGGAAGTTCTCTATCACATTGCTGATGAAGAAAGACAGCATGTGGGTGAGTTGCAGCAACAGCGTTGCGCACATCCTGTTCGGTAA